DNA from Flavobacterium aestivum:
CTTGGAGTTACATTTTGTTATGGGCAAGGACTTGAGAAAGTAATTGTTAATAATTCAGATACCAATGACTTATATATCAATGACGGTGACTCAAAATCTTTGTATTATTACAAAATTGTTCCAAATACTGAAATTATTGGAGCTTTGGTAATTTTACCATCTGGAGGAGAAACTACAGAAGATTTACTAAAACAAATAACATTACATCAACTTGCTGTTCAAAAAGGAATCTTAGTAATTATTCCTTCAGTAAATTGGGGAACCGATAGCCGAGAGGCTGAATTCTATTTTTTAAATACGATTTTTAATGAAATAGTAATAAAGTACAATGTTTCCAAGGATAATTTTATTTTGGGAGGCCTGTCGAATGGAGGTATCATTTCATTGACCTATGCGGAAAAAGCCACAAAAAACCCAAATAAATTTTTCTTAATTCCCAAAGGAGTATTTGCTTTAGATACTCCACTGGATCAAGCCCGTTTCTATAAATATTGCGAAAGAGAAATTGAACGAAATCTTTCTGAAGCAGGAGTAAATGAGGCAAGATGGATAAAGAATAATTCCGATAGTTTGTATGGTGGTTCCCCAGATAAATTCCCAGATAAGTATATTGAAGCATCCATTTTTTCTTTTGGAGCAAAAGAAGGAGGAAATGCAAAATACTTAAAAGGCACACCTATACGTATGTATACAGATTTAGATGTTGATTGGCTAATCAATAAACGCCACCGTGATTTGTATGATTGGAATGGAATTGATATAGTTGCTATGATAAATCAATTGAAAGTTATGGGTAATAAAAATGCAAATGTAATTATTAGTCAAGGAAAAGGAGTAAGATTAGACGGCAGTAAAAATCCACATTCTTGGTCAATAATGGATTCGCAAGATTGTCTAAATTGGATTCTTAATTTACTTAATAATGAATAAAATTATAATCATTGTACTTTGTTTTACCATTTCTGGATTTGGATATGGACAGAATACAACTGCGAAGGACAGTATATCAAACAATTTAAGCGAAGTAATTGTTACTAAAGAAAAGAAAATGTTCTCCAATAAAAATGGAAATATAAAAGTTGATGTGGCCAATTCGATTCTAAATGCAACTCCCAATACAATAGATTTACTATCAAAATTACCCAATATTACGATAAGTGCCGACAAAGAAAATATTACGGTTATAGGAAAGGGAAATCCTTTGGTATACATAGATAACCAAAAAGTAGGAATTAGTGATTTGAACGCCTTGACTGTAGATGACATTAAAACCATTGAACTCATTAATAATCCTTCCTCTAAATATGAAGCCGAAGGAAGAGCCGTCATTTTGATTACCAGAAAATTTAGCAAAAAAGAAGGTTCACAAACGACTTTATCCGAAGTGGCTTCCTTTAAAAAATCATTCAATAATTATCTAGGGATAAATTCAAGTTTCAAAAAGAACAAATTAGAATGGAAAGTCAATTTTAACTTCAACAGATTGAATCCTTGGGAAAGCCATAGTATTGATTATCAAATACCAGAAGCTGATATAATCTCAAACTATAATGTTGCTACAGCAAATACCCAAAGGAAGCAGTTTATTTTTGGAGGCAGTTTGTTTTATAAAATCAATGATGACGATTATTTTTCAATCAGTGCAAACAGTAAATTGCAAAGCGAACCTTTTGATATAAACACTACAACTTATAACAAGAAAGAAGCTGTAGAAAATAATATTGTAACTCACAGTGATAATAAGAGTACAAAGAACTTTATTAACACTTTTGTTAATTATTCCAAGAAGATAAAATCAATAGATACTCAATTGTTTACTGGTTTTCAATATTCAAATTTTGATCAGGATTCTAAATCTTTAGTTCAGAATAATTTCAACGATACTCAATTTGAAAGGGCTCAAAATAGTAATCAAAAATTTAATATTGATGTTTTTTCCGGTAGGGCAGATCTCGAAAAGAAGTTTAAAAACGAAATGAAGTTGGAATACGGCGGACTTTATTTATCAGCGAATGCCAAAACTGATTTTAAAATCTTGAATTTTGATACCAATATTACAATCAACTCCAATTATAATTTCAAAGAGAAGAATAGTGCAGCTTATACACAATTGTCTGGAAGCCTTAAAAAGATTGGATATTCAGTTGGTTTAAGAGTTGAAAACACCAATATTGTTGGGGAGTTTAAGAATGATAATGCGCCATTAATCAATAAAAACTACACTGATTTTTTTCCGAAAGTACAGCTGGATATTCCGATTGATAGTACCAAATCTATAACTTTAAACTATTTCAAAAGTATTTCGAGACCCAATTATTCATCTACAAGTCAGGGAGCCACTTATATCAATCCCTATTTTTTATATTCCAGGAATATCAATTTAGATCCAACTATCAATAATCAAATTTCATCCAGTTTTCAATATCATGACAAATCAGTAAAGCTAAGCTATTACGTAAATACAGATCCAGTATACAGTAGCTTTATATTTGATAGTCAAAACAACATACTGACTTTTAGAGAAACTAATTTTGAGAAAGAATCTGGGTTTAATTTAGAATTTACCTTGCCTTTCACATATAAAAATTGGACATCGACCAATAGCTTAAGCTGCATATTGAATAAAATAGAAGATGATTCGGCATTGTTTATAGCATCAAAACCCTATTTATACTATTATTCCAGTAATGAATTTAAACTCCCAAAAGAGTATACAATAGTAATGACAGCCTGGGGTTTAACGGAACAAAAAGAAGGTGTTTTTGAAAGAAATGCAAAATTCATCTTGGATTTAGGAATTTCAAAAATATTTTTCAAGAATTGGGATTGTACCTTAAGTTATAATGACATTTTTAGGAATATGATTTATGAAGAAAGATTTACCATAAATAATATCAACTCAAAAGCCAGATATTTGGTGGATTCACATGAATTTTCGATAGCCATTAAATATTCTTTTGGAAAAATAAAATCAACTGAGTTTAAGGAAAAAAGCATTGATGATAACTCCAATAGAATTAGATAAAATCTTAAAAAAGCCCTTGAATTTCAAGGGCTTTGTAAGTATATATTCTTTGATAAATTAACCTTCGTCTTCTTCTGTGTCTTTACGATTAGACTCGTCATCAACTTCTTCCTCTTCGGTTGAATCCAATTCGAAGAAACTAAAAACAGAGCCACCATAACTTTTCTGGAAAGAAAAATTAATCATGTGATCCAGTTTGGTATATTTAGAATGTTCAATAATCATCATGCCTTCATCGTCGAGTAATCCTTTTTCGAAAACCAATAATACAATTTTTTCAAAAGTTTTTTGATCTAAACCATAAGGAGGATCTGCAAAAATAATGTCGTAAGAAGTTTTGTTTTTTTCTAAAAAAGTAAAAACATCGCTTTTTGTAGCAGCAATATTAAAATCGTATTCAGCAGCTACTTGCTTAATGAATTTTACACAACCAAAATCAGCATCAACTGAGGTAATGGGCATGCTACCACGTGAAGCAAATTCATAACTGATATTACCAGTTCCTGCAAATAAGTCTAATACTTTTAGGCCATCAAAGTCAAAATTATTATTCAAAACATTAAACAATGCTTCTTTACTCATGTCCGTTGTTGGGCGAACAGGTAAGCCTTTTGGTGGCATAATGCGTCTTCCTTTGTATTTTCCGGATATGATTCTCATGAGTTAAAAAGTATAAAATGTTGCTGATTTTGAGCTTTTGTGAAAGGGTTGTTTTTTTGTAAATCAGTCACATCAAAGAAGGATATATTTCGAATGTATTTGAAAGCGATTTTATAGAAATCATCTTCTTCTGAAATGGCTCCTAATAATTCCAATTTAAAACTTTCGGGATTCATATTTAATTGTTCTGCAGTAAAAAGCAAATAATAAATAAAATCTTCCGGAGTTTTATATTCGAATGAATTGAATAACAGTAGTTTTTGATTTTGGATAACAATAATTTCAAAATGACCCGGATTAAAATGAACCATCATTTTCTTGTCATCATTATTTTTGGAGGCATCCAAAAGTTTTGAAACTAAAATACTGTTGGCATGTCTGTAATCAAATGAACCAAATTGATCTATAAAAAAATTATTGATATTTACGTAAGGTATATAAACCACATTCATTTGATAATTTGTGATTTCATCAAATGCAAAAAAATCTGTTTCAAAAACCTTGGTATTGTATTGTAAATAACTAGCCAAAAATTGTTCATCAAACAATGCTGTAGGAACAAATGTCGAAAGATTATTATTATGTATTACTTGAATCTCGTCATAAGATTCTTTTAATTCCGGATAATCCCGAAAGGCATCCGAAAATAAATCCTCAATTTTGGTTGCTTTATGAAAAGTGTCAAACCGTACCTCATTTAGTGAGGTAATCTTATTGTTCAAAGTGTCAAAACAACAAAAAGAAAGTCCTGTCAAGGAAACTTGAATTGATAGCTTTTTGTATTTTTTATCTGTTATATTGGTGTTTTGCATTGACATTGTTTGATTTACAATTCATTATAGACCATGAATTATAGTTGGATTTCATACGATTGCAAACTTACAAATTTTATTTTTTAGTTTAAAAGTTTAGATAGTTATTCGTTTAGATGGTTTGTGCCTAAGTGAAGTGCAATCTAAAACTTGTAAACCAATAAACTTTTGACCTTTTTTCACTTAATTTGCAATCAAATTACAATCCATGAATTCCTCCTCATTTTATAGCCTTTTACAGCGAAAATTCCCTTTTCAGCCAACTTACAAACAGGATATCTTTTTTCAAAAAATAGCCGTGTTTTTGACTGAGAACGAGAATGACACTATTTTTGTTCTAAAAGGTTATGCAGGAACAGGAAAAACTACTGTTATCTCTACGATTGTAAATAGTTTATTGGATATTAATAAGAAATATGTTTTGTTGGCACCAACAGGACGTGCTGCTAAAGTAATTGCCAATTATTCAGAAAAGCCAGCTTTTACAATTCATAAAAAAATATATTTCCCCAAGAAAACTTCTGGAGGAGGGGTTGCATTTACTTTACAGCCAAACAAACACAAAAACACTATTTTCATAGTCGATGAGGCCTCGATGATTTCTGATACGAATTCGGATTCTAAATTATATGAAAACGGTTCTTTGCTAGATGATTTGATTTCCTATGTGTATTCGGGTACCAATTGTAAAATGATTTTATTGGGAGATATAGCTCAATTACCTCCTGTAAATCTAGAAGTTAGCCCTGCATTAGACATTCAAACATTGAGTTTGAATTACAACAAAGAAGTCGATTATATTGAACTGGACGAAGTAATGCGTCAGGAAGAAAGTTCAGGAATTTTGCATAATGCCACCGAATTGCGAGAATTATTGAAGGATTCTTTTATAACCGACTTTAAGTTTGATGTTCGTAAATTCAAGGATATTGTACGATTGACAGATGGTTACGATATTCAGGATGCTATTAATTCGGCTTACAGTAATTACAGTATAGAAGATACGGCTTTTATTGTACGGTCGAATAAAAGAGCCAATCAATACAATGAGCAAATTCGATCCAAAATTCTCGATAAAGAAAGTGAACTGTCTACAGGTGATTTCCTGATGGTTGTGAAGAATAATTATTTTTGGCTAAAAGACTCTGATGAAGCTGGATTTATTGCTAATGGTGATATTATCGAGGTTCTGGAAATGTTTGGCATAAAAGAATTATACGGCTTTAAATTTGCCAAAGTAAAAATCCGAATGATTGATTACCCTAATCAAAAGCCCTTTGAAACTGTACTTTTGATGGATACTATAAAAAGTGAATCTCCTTCTTTAACATTCGAAGAATCTAATAGACTGTATCAGGAAGTTCTAAAAGATTATGAAGGAGAAACCAAATTCAAACAATTTCAGAAAGTAAAAACCAATGAGTATTTCAATGGTTTGCAAGTTAAATTCTCATATGCGATAACTTGCCACAAATCACAAGGAGGGCAGTGGAATACCGTTTTCATTGAACAACCGTATTTGCCAAACGGCATAGACAGAGATTATATCCGATGGTTATACACCGCTATGACACGTGCCAAAAATAAACTATATTTGATAGGATTTAAGGATGAGAGTTTTGTAGATTAAACTATCATTGTTATAACTGTAGAGACGCGATTTATCGCGTCTAACATATAGTTGTTACGTGAGACGCGATAAATTGCGTCTGTACATTATATTCTGATAAAAATAAATTATGGCAGAAAAATTTCGAAATAAATATAGGATTCCTTCTGCTAGATTAAAAAATTGGGATTATGGTACTAATGGAGCTTATTTCATTACGATTTAGACAAAGGAAATGAAGCACTTTTTTGGAGAAGTTGTTGATAGTGGAATGAATTTAAATGCAATTGGAGCATTGGCTGAAAAATATTGGATAGAAATAGTAAAACAATTTCCATATATCGAATTGGGAAATTTTCAGATCATGCCCAATCACATGCATGGAATATTGATTATTAATAAATCTGTAGAAACGCAATTAATTCCGTCTATAGAATCAGAGAAGGCAATAGGTGGATTTGCAGGAGAAAATAATCCTATGCTTGCAGAAAATATTTCAAGAATAATCCGATGGTATAAAGGAAGATGTACATTTGAAATGCGAAAAGTAAATCAAAATTTCGAATGGCATTCACGTTTTCACGATCATATTATCAGAAACTCAGAATCTTTTGAAAGAATACAAAATTATATAGAAGAAAACCCATCGAAATGGGGAGAAGATAAATTTTTTAGAAAATAATTATCAGCTCACAGCCGTACAGACGCGATTTATCGCGTCTCTAGATTTATCGCATCTCTAAATTGATCTTTCAATAAAATCAATGCATTATGAACACTCTAAATGATTTACACAAAATATCGGACTCATTTTTAAATACCGAGAAAATGCCTGTATTGTTTTTAGGACATGGTAGCCCTATGAATGCTATTGAAGAAAATCAGTTTGTGACTGGTTTTCGAAACTTGGCAAAAACATTGCAAAAACCAAATGCTATTTTATGTATTTCGGCACATTGGTTTACTAATGGAACCAAAGTTACCGCTATGGAAATGCCTAGAACCATTCATGATTTTGGAGGTTTTCCACAAGAGTTATTCGAGGTACAATATCCTGCAAAAGGTAGCCCGGAATTAGCTATAATAACCCAAGAATTATTATCACCAACGGCAGTAGAATTAGACCAACACTGGGGTTTAGACCATGGTGCATGGAGCGTAATAAAACATTTATATCCCAATGCAGATGTACCTGTAATTCAAATGAGTATTGATTACACTAAATCTGGTCAGTATCATTTTGAATTAGCCCAAAAACTAAGTGCATTAAGAAATAAAGGAATCCTAATTGTAGGCAGCGGAAATATAATTCATAATTTGCGATTAGTAGATTTTCATAATTTTGACAAAGACAATTATGGCTATGATTGGGCAATTGAAGCCAAAGAAAGCATAAATAATTATTTAGTAAACGAAAATTTCCAACCGCTTATAGATTTCGAAAAACAAAGCAAAGCATTTCAACTATCGATTCCTACGCCGGACCATTATTTACCCTTGATTTATACTTTAGGACTAAAAGGGAAATCAGAAGAATTGAGCTTGTTTAATGACAAATTGGTTGCAGGTTCTCTAAGTATGACTTCGGTGAAGATTTTTTAAGACAATTAAAAAGCTTTTTTAAATCACTCTTTATTTTTGCAACTCAATTGCATAACAATTCCCATCTGCGCTTCCAAAATACACAGTATTATTGGCAACAAATGGTGAAGAAACAATTGGGCCCAATTTATAGAATTCATCCATTACTTTTTTATTATTGCTATAAAGTGAAATATTCGATCCTTTGGCAGCATATCTAAAGTCCAAAAGGTCATTATTTAGAATTCCAGGAGCAAATAGTTTTCTGTTTTCTGTACTAAAGCTATTCCATTCTTTGCCTGAGGATTCAATATTCAAAGCAAAAAAGTTACCTGTGAAATCACCAAAGTAAGCCGTTTTACCCGCTATTGCAGGAGAGGAATATATGTAGCCATTAGCTTTGAATTTAAATAATTCGGTGCCGGTTTTTGCATCCAAGCCTAGCAATAAATAAGAATCCGAAGTGCCAACATACACCACATTATTTACTACAACTGCAGAACTTAATATCCAGGAAGAGGCGGCATTGTATTTCCAAACCAGTTTACCAGTTTCGGCATTGACAGCAAAGAAAAAAGGATCACGAGCTCCAAAATAAACCATATCATTGGCAACAGCAACTGTAGATTGAATTCCTGTAAAACCAGATTTTCTTCCCGTTTCAAATCGCCAGCGCTCTTTGCCAGTTTCTGCATCTATCGCATATAAATTGGCATCCCAACTACCAATATACAAACTGTTTTTATAAAGAACAGGACTGCAATGAATAGAGCCATTTGCTTTAAATGTCCATTTTAGTTCTCCTGTAAGCGCATTGAGTGCATATACATTCCCATCACTGCTCCCAAAGAAAAGACTTGGATTTTCCTCTTCAAGATTTATTACTGGTGATGATAAAAAGAAATCCCATAAATCGTCCATATACATATCAAGTGGTTTCATGCCTAAAGAGCCTTTTTCCCCGAACCAATTTTCCCCACCGGTTTTAAACTTCCATTTCAAATGGCCGTTTTTGGTATCAATAGCATAATAATTACCATCAAAACTACCTATATAGACCAGATTTTTAAAAATTACTGGTGAACTATGTACAGCACCGCCTGTTTTAAATTTCCAATGTAATTTTCCGGACTGTTCCTCAATTGCATAAAGAAACCCATCTTCGCTACCTATGTAAACAATTCCATTTTGAACGATAGGTGATGAAAATATTTTTCCATTTGTTTTAAAAGCCCATTTTTGGTTACCCAAAGGCTTATATTTTGGATCATTGTTAAAGACTCGATCTTGAAATGCACTAATTGTTGTATTTTTTTCCAGTTGTGCAAAAACAGAACTACTACTCGTAATTAAAAAAAGTGAGAGGATAATTACTATAAATGATTTATTCATGCTATTTTATTTTTTGTGAGTGCAAATGACATTTTTGAAGATGACAATATAGCAAGAAATTTAATACTAAAAATGTGTTTCTATCATTCTGTAAAATATTTAACAAGAAAGATTAAATTAGAGTTAAAACTTATATTTAGCTGATTTTTAAACAAAAAAATATAAGGATTGAACCTGATGCTTTGTGTAATTAATTCATTAAGATTTCAATTTAATTTTAGATTATAAAAAAGTATATTTGAAACTTATATTGAAATTGAATAAGAAAAATGAAAATAATAGCAGTCGTTCCAGCCCGTTACGCATCTACACGATTTCCAGCAAAACTCATGCAAGATTTAGGAGGCAAAACCGTGATTTTAAGAACTTATGAAGCAGCCATAAATACAAATTTGTTCGACGACGTTTTTGTGGTAACGGATTCTGATTTAATCTATAACGAAATTGTTTCTAATGGTGGAAAAGCCATTCGAAGCGTAAAAGAACATGAATCGGGGAGTGATCGTATTGCCGAAGCTGTAGAAAATCTGGATGTAGATATTGTGATTAATGTGCAGGGAGATGAACCTTTTATAGATAAGGAACCTTTGGCAAAAGTTATTGAAGTTTTTAAAAACGATTTAAGCCAACAAGTCGATTTAGCTTCGTTGATGCGTGAGATAACAAATGAAGATGAAATCAATAATCCTAATAATGTAAAAGTGGTAGTAGATCAAAACGGATTTGCTTTGTACTTTTCTCGTTCAGTGATTCCGTATCCAAGAGAAGTAAATGTAGGTGTTAGATATATGCAGCATATTGGCATTTATGCCTTTAGAAAACAAGCGTTATTAGATTTCTATAATTTGCCAATGAAATCATTAGAGGCTTCCGAAAAGCTAGAGCAATTACGATATTTAGAATTTGGAAAGCGCATCAAAATGGTTGAAACCACTCATGTAGGAATCGGAATTGATACTCTTGAAGATTTGGAAAAAGCTAGAAAAATGATCTAGA
Protein-coding regions in this window:
- a CDS encoding DUF3822 family protein, translating into MSMQNTNITDKKYKKLSIQVSLTGLSFCCFDTLNNKITSLNEVRFDTFHKATKIEDLFSDAFRDYPELKESYDEIQVIHNNNLSTFVPTALFDEQFLASYLQYNTKVFETDFFAFDEITNYQMNVVYIPYVNINNFFIDQFGSFDYRHANSILVSKLLDASKNNDDKKMMVHFNPGHFEIIVIQNQKLLLFNSFEYKTPEDFIYYLLFTAEQLNMNPESFKLELLGAISEEDDFYKIAFKYIRNISFFDVTDLQKNNPFTKAQNQQHFILFNS
- a CDS encoding outer membrane beta-barrel family protein, with amino-acid sequence MNKIIIIVLCFTISGFGYGQNTTAKDSISNNLSEVIVTKEKKMFSNKNGNIKVDVANSILNATPNTIDLLSKLPNITISADKENITVIGKGNPLVYIDNQKVGISDLNALTVDDIKTIELINNPSSKYEAEGRAVILITRKFSKKEGSQTTLSEVASFKKSFNNYLGINSSFKKNKLEWKVNFNFNRLNPWESHSIDYQIPEADIISNYNVATANTQRKQFIFGGSLFYKINDDDYFSISANSKLQSEPFDINTTTYNKKEAVENNIVTHSDNKSTKNFINTFVNYSKKIKSIDTQLFTGFQYSNFDQDSKSLVQNNFNDTQFERAQNSNQKFNIDVFSGRADLEKKFKNEMKLEYGGLYLSANAKTDFKILNFDTNITINSNYNFKEKNSAAYTQLSGSLKKIGYSVGLRVENTNIVGEFKNDNAPLINKNYTDFFPKVQLDIPIDSTKSITLNYFKSISRPNYSSTSQGATYINPYFLYSRNINLDPTINNQISSSFQYHDKSVKLSYYVNTDPVYSSFIFDSQNNILTFRETNFEKESGFNLEFTLPFTYKNWTSTNSLSCILNKIEDDSALFIASKPYLYYYSSNEFKLPKEYTIVMTAWGLTEQKEGVFERNAKFILDLGISKIFFKNWDCTLSYNDIFRNMIYEERFTINNINSKARYLVDSHEFSIAIKYSFGKIKSTEFKEKSIDDNSNRIR
- a CDS encoding PQQ-binding-like beta-propeller repeat protein, translated to MNKSFIVIILSLFLITSSSSVFAQLEKNTTISAFQDRVFNNDPKYKPLGNQKWAFKTNGKIFSSPIVQNGIVYIGSEDGFLYAIEEQSGKLHWKFKTGGAVHSSPVIFKNLVYIGSFDGNYYAIDTKNGHLKWKFKTGGENWFGEKGSLGMKPLDMYMDDLWDFFLSSPVINLEEENPSLFFGSSDGNVYALNALTGELKWTFKANGSIHCSPVLYKNSLYIGSWDANLYAIDAETGKERWRFETGRKSGFTGIQSTVAVANDMVYFGARDPFFFAVNAETGKLVWKYNAASSWILSSAVVVNNVVYVGTSDSYLLLGLDAKTGTELFKFKANGYIYSSPAIAGKTAYFGDFTGNFFALNIESSGKEWNSFSTENRKLFAPGILNNDLLDFRYAAKGSNISLYSNNKKVMDEFYKLGPIVSSPFVANNTVYFGSADGNCYAIELQK
- the ygiD gene encoding 4,5-DOPA dioxygenase extradiol, with the translated sequence MNTLNDLHKISDSFLNTEKMPVLFLGHGSPMNAIEENQFVTGFRNLAKTLQKPNAILCISAHWFTNGTKVTAMEMPRTIHDFGGFPQELFEVQYPAKGSPELAIITQELLSPTAVELDQHWGLDHGAWSVIKHLYPNADVPVIQMSIDYTKSGQYHFELAQKLSALRNKGILIVGSGNIIHNLRLVDFHNFDKDNYGYDWAIEAKESINNYLVNENFQPLIDFEKQSKAFQLSIPTPDHYLPLIYTLGLKGKSEELSLFNDKLVAGSLSMTSVKIF
- a CDS encoding RsmD family RNA methyltransferase; the encoded protein is MRIISGKYKGRRIMPPKGLPVRPTTDMSKEALFNVLNNNFDFDGLKVLDLFAGTGNISYEFASRGSMPITSVDADFGCVKFIKQVAAEYDFNIAATKSDVFTFLEKNKTSYDIIFADPPYGLDQKTFEKIVLLVFEKGLLDDEGMMIIEHSKYTKLDHMINFSFQKSYGGSVFSFFELDSTEEEEVDDESNRKDTEEDEG
- a CDS encoding transposase; this translates as MKHFFGEVVDSGMNLNAIGALAEKYWIEIVKQFPYIELGNFQIMPNHMHGILIINKSVETQLIPSIESEKAIGGFAGENNPMLAENISRIIRWYKGRCTFEMRKVNQNFEWHSRFHDHIIRNSESFERIQNYIEENPSKWGEDKFFRK
- the kdsB gene encoding 3-deoxy-manno-octulosonate cytidylyltransferase, producing MKIIAVVPARYASTRFPAKLMQDLGGKTVILRTYEAAINTNLFDDVFVVTDSDLIYNEIVSNGGKAIRSVKEHESGSDRIAEAVENLDVDIVINVQGDEPFIDKEPLAKVIEVFKNDLSQQVDLASLMREITNEDEINNPNNVKVVVDQNGFALYFSRSVIPYPREVNVGVRYMQHIGIYAFRKQALLDFYNLPMKSLEASEKLEQLRYLEFGKRIKMVETTHVGIGIDTLEDLEKARKMI
- a CDS encoding ATP-dependent DNA helicase; this encodes MNSSSFYSLLQRKFPFQPTYKQDIFFQKIAVFLTENENDTIFVLKGYAGTGKTTVISTIVNSLLDINKKYVLLAPTGRAAKVIANYSEKPAFTIHKKIYFPKKTSGGGVAFTLQPNKHKNTIFIVDEASMISDTNSDSKLYENGSLLDDLISYVYSGTNCKMILLGDIAQLPPVNLEVSPALDIQTLSLNYNKEVDYIELDEVMRQEESSGILHNATELRELLKDSFITDFKFDVRKFKDIVRLTDGYDIQDAINSAYSNYSIEDTAFIVRSNKRANQYNEQIRSKILDKESELSTGDFLMVVKNNYFWLKDSDEAGFIANGDIIEVLEMFGIKELYGFKFAKVKIRMIDYPNQKPFETVLLMDTIKSESPSLTFEESNRLYQEVLKDYEGETKFKQFQKVKTNEYFNGLQVKFSYAITCHKSQGGQWNTVFIEQPYLPNGIDRDYIRWLYTAMTRAKNKLYLIGFKDESFVD